Within the Streptosporangium album genome, the region CCAGGCCGAACGAGGATCCGCCGGAGGTCAGGACGGTGGTGATGATCTCGCGGACGGGGGCCGGCGTGTGGTCGCTGCCCCCCTCGCTGACGATCGTCTTGCGGGTCACCGCCCCGCTCGGGTCACAGACCACGACGATCAGACGTTCGTGGCTGAGGCCGCGCAGGAGCGGGGAGGCGACGGTGGCCAGATCTCCCGAGCAGGTGATCCGGCGGCGCTCCGGTTCTGACTGCGCCTGCCGTACGAGATGGAAGGCAGCGACGACCCGGGCGGCCTTCGCGGGGCCGATGCCGGGGACCGACATCAGGCGGTGGGCATCGGAGCGGGCCAGTCCGCGCAGGTCACCGCAGTGGGCGATCAGGTGGGAGGCGAGCTCCACGGCGTTGGTGCCCCGGCTCCCCGAGCCGATCAGCAGGGCGAGCAGCTCCCGGTCGGCCAGGGCGGTCGCGCCGCCCGACAGGAGGCGCTCGCGCGGCTGGTCGTTGGGGGGCATGTCCTTGACGCGCAATCGGCACCTCCGGCTCGGGAAACCAGATCGGTTGTATCAGGGGGCACCGACATTCCGGCGCCGCAGGGTGGCGTGCCGGTCACGCTCCGGGGTGTCTCTCCGGGAGCTCTCATCTGCCCCGTCCGAGCCCTGCCACCCGCTGGGCGGGGCCCGCAGGTGGGGGGCGAAGAGCCCCTCAGAGGGGGGCCAGCGTCCGCTCCAGGGCGTCGAAGGAGCGGTTCGGCAGGGCGATGTGGTCTTCGACGACGTCGTCGCCTGGGCCGCCGACG harbors:
- a CDS encoding JAB domain-containing protein yields the protein MPPNDQPRERLLSGGATALADRELLALLIGSGSRGTNAVELASHLIAHCGDLRGLARSDAHRLMSVPGIGPAKAARVVAAFHLVRQAQSEPERRRITCSGDLATVASPLLRGLSHERLIVVVCDPSGAVTRKTIVSEGGSDHTPAPVREIITTVLTSGGSSFGLAHNHPSGSLDPSPADLEVTARLSEAAETVGLRLLDHVIVTDTAWRRITS